One stretch of Garciella nitratireducens DSM 15102 DNA includes these proteins:
- the lysS gene encoding lysine--tRNA ligase, which produces MTKEENHPMDERERELNDILRVRREKLAYLQEKGKNPFVIEKYERTHYSQEIIHNFEQLEGKRASLAGRIMSKRGHGKAGFAHIQDMQGKIQIYVRMDQIGEEAYEEYKTYDIGDIVGVEGEIFRTKKGEISIKVDKMQLLTKSLQPLPEKWHGLKDQELRYRQRYIDLIVNPEVKDVFIKRTKIIKKIREFLDDRGYLEVETPILNTIAGGANARPFITHHNTLDIDMYLRIANELYLKRLIVGGFDKVYEMGRMFRNEGMDPKHNPEYTAIELYEAYGDYHTVMKITEELVEYIAKEVLETTKITYGDLEIELKAPWKRVSMHELVAEKTGIDFMKAQSDEEARKLAKNLDKIENIDQLTKGKIINAAFEEYCESDIIQPTFVLHHPVDVSPLAKRNPNNPEVTNRFEAFICGREIANGFSELNDPIDQKQRFIAQLKDREAGDDEAHMMDEDFINALEVGLPPTGGLGIGIDRLIMILTNTHSIRDVLLFPTMKPENK; this is translated from the coding sequence GTGACGAAAGAAGAAAATCATCCAATGGATGAAAGAGAAAGAGAATTGAATGATATTTTAAGGGTACGTAGAGAAAAGCTGGCCTATCTCCAAGAGAAAGGAAAGAATCCCTTTGTAATTGAGAAGTATGAAAGAACTCATTATTCTCAAGAAATAATACACAATTTTGAGCAGTTAGAGGGGAAGCGAGCTTCTTTAGCTGGTAGAATTATGTCTAAAAGAGGGCATGGCAAAGCAGGTTTTGCTCATATTCAGGATATGCAAGGTAAAATTCAGATTTATGTTAGAATGGATCAAATAGGAGAAGAAGCCTATGAAGAATATAAGACCTATGATATTGGAGATATTGTAGGAGTAGAAGGAGAGATATTTAGAACTAAAAAAGGTGAAATTTCTATTAAAGTAGATAAAATGCAATTGTTAACAAAGTCTTTACAACCTTTGCCAGAGAAATGGCATGGATTAAAAGACCAAGAATTACGTTATCGTCAAAGATATATAGATTTAATTGTAAATCCTGAAGTTAAAGATGTTTTTATTAAAAGAACTAAAATTATAAAAAAAATAAGAGAATTTCTAGATGATAGAGGTTACTTAGAAGTAGAAACACCTATTTTAAATACTATTGCTGGAGGAGCGAATGCTCGCCCATTTATCACTCATCATAATACTTTAGATATTGATATGTACTTAAGAATAGCTAATGAATTATATTTAAAAAGACTGATTGTAGGTGGTTTTGATAAAGTATATGAGATGGGAAGAATGTTTCGAAATGAAGGTATGGATCCTAAGCATAATCCAGAGTATACTGCAATAGAATTATATGAGGCTTATGGAGATTATCATACTGTAATGAAAATTACGGAAGAATTAGTAGAATATATAGCAAAAGAAGTATTAGAAACTACTAAGATTACTTATGGAGATTTAGAAATTGAATTGAAAGCTCCTTGGAAGAGAGTATCTATGCATGAATTGGTAGCTGAAAAAACAGGAATAGATTTTATGAAAGCTCAAAGCGATGAAGAAGCTAGAAAACTTGCAAAGAATTTAGATAAAATTGAAAACATAGATCAATTAACAAAGGGAAAAATTATCAATGCTGCTTTTGAAGAATATTGTGAGTCGGATATCATACAGCCTACTTTTGTATTACATCATCCTGTGGATGTTTCTCCATTAGCCAAAAGAAATCCTAATAATCCAGAAGTCACAAATCGTTTTGAAGCGTTCATTTGTGGTAGAGAAATAGCAAATGGTTTCTCTGAATTAAATGATCCAATTGATCAAAAGCAAAGATTTATTGCACAGTTAAAAGACAGAGAAGCAGGGGATGACGAAGCTCATATGATGGATGAGGATTTTATCAATGCATTAGAAGTAGGATTACCGCCTACAGGAGGACTAGGAATTGGAATTGATCGCCTTATTATGATCTTAACTAATACTCATTCTATTAGGGATGTATTATTATTTCCGACTATGAAACCAGAAAATAAGTAA
- a CDS encoding acetyl-CoA hydrolase/transferase family protein produces the protein MLKERLRCEVLKNRVMEPEQAAQFFKKGMTIGTSGFTPAGYPKAVPLALAKRGKKGEKLDLTIITGASVGEELDGELVKTGIMKRRYPYQTNKAVRDAINQGKIEYEDMHLSHTPQWVKYGFFGKIDIALVEAVAIREDGGIIPSTSVGNSNVFVEMADKVIVEINTSQPLALEGVHDIYSPKNPPNREPIPITKPHQRIGTNYIPCNPKKIVAVVFTDIPDKTREVAPIDENAKKMASHLIEFLKKEVELKRLPKNLLPLQSGVGSVANAVLAGLIESKFEDLMIYSEVIQDAALDLIDAGKAKFASGTSFTISPSRLKNFYDNFDKYKDKVLLRPQEISNNPEIIRRLGIIAMNTAIEVDLYGNVNSSNIMGSRMMNGIGGSGDFTRNAYLSIFTTVSVAKNRKISSIVPMVSHHDHTEHDVDVIVTEQGVADLRGLSPKERAKTIIENCTHPDYKEPLLEYYHDVMKNCIYKHTPHSLEKALSWHKRFLETGTMKK, from the coding sequence TTGTTAAAAGAAAGATTACGCTGTGAGGTGCTAAAAAATAGAGTGATGGAGCCGGAACAGGCAGCTCAATTTTTTAAAAAAGGTATGACTATAGGGACTAGTGGATTTACTCCGGCAGGATATCCTAAAGCGGTTCCTCTAGCTCTTGCTAAAAGAGGAAAAAAAGGGGAAAAATTAGATTTAACCATTATAACTGGTGCCTCAGTTGGAGAGGAATTAGATGGTGAATTGGTAAAAACAGGAATAATGAAAAGGAGATATCCTTATCAAACTAATAAGGCTGTTAGAGATGCGATTAATCAAGGTAAAATAGAGTATGAAGATATGCATCTAAGTCATACACCACAATGGGTAAAATATGGATTTTTTGGAAAAATTGATATCGCTTTAGTAGAAGCAGTTGCTATTCGAGAAGATGGTGGTATCATACCTTCTACTTCGGTAGGAAATTCCAATGTATTTGTAGAAATGGCAGATAAAGTAATTGTAGAAATTAATACTAGTCAACCTTTAGCTTTAGAAGGTGTGCATGATATTTATAGTCCTAAAAATCCCCCCAATAGAGAACCTATTCCCATTACAAAACCTCATCAAAGAATAGGAACAAATTATATTCCTTGTAATCCTAAAAAGATAGTAGCAGTAGTTTTTACAGATATTCCAGACAAAACAAGGGAAGTAGCTCCTATTGATGAAAATGCTAAGAAAATGGCAAGCCATTTAATTGAATTTTTAAAAAAGGAAGTAGAATTGAAAAGACTTCCTAAAAATCTATTACCCTTACAATCTGGGGTAGGAAGTGTAGCAAATGCAGTACTTGCAGGACTTATAGAGTCAAAATTTGAAGATTTAATGATTTATTCTGAAGTAATTCAAGATGCGGCTCTCGATTTAATTGATGCAGGGAAAGCAAAATTTGCTTCGGGAACTTCTTTTACCATATCTCCTAGTAGATTAAAAAATTTTTATGATAACTTTGATAAGTATAAAGATAAGGTTTTATTAAGGCCTCAAGAAATTAGTAATAATCCTGAAATTATTCGAAGATTGGGTATTATTGCTATGAATACTGCTATTGAAGTGGATTTATATGGGAATGTAAATTCATCTAATATTATGGGGAGCAGAATGATGAATGGGATCGGCGGATCTGGCGATTTCACTAGAAATGCATATTTATCTATTTTTACTACGGTATCAGTAGCAAAAAATCGAAAGATTTCTAGTATTGTTCCTATGGTATCCCACCATGATCATACAGAACATGATGTAGATGTTATTGTTACAGAACAAGGGGTTGCCGATTTAAGAGGATTAAGTCCTAAAGAGAGAGCTAAGACCATCATAGAAAATTGTACACATCCTGATTATAAGGAGCCATTATTGGAATATTATCATGATGTCATGAAGAATTGTATCTATAAACATACTCCTCATAGTTTAGAAAAGGCATTATCTTGGCATAAAAGATTTTTAGAAACAGGAACTATGAAAAAATAG
- the greA gene encoding transcription elongation factor GreA: MEDKNNKEVLLTYEGLQKLEKELEEYKTVRRKEVAERIKQALAFGDISENSEYDEAKNEQAFIEGRIATLENMLRKAKVIDEEDIATDIVSIGSKVTVKDLEFDDEVEYTIVGSAEADPLELKISNESPVGKALIGHKVGEIVEVVVPDGVLQYKILDIKK, translated from the coding sequence ATGGAAGACAAAAATAATAAGGAAGTTTTATTAACATATGAAGGATTACAAAAATTAGAAAAAGAATTGGAAGAGTATAAAACTGTAAGAAGAAAAGAAGTAGCAGAGAGAATTAAGCAAGCTTTAGCTTTTGGAGATATTAGTGAGAATTCTGAATATGATGAGGCAAAAAATGAACAAGCTTTTATCGAAGGTCGAATTGCTACTTTGGAAAATATGTTGAGAAAAGCAAAAGTAATTGATGAGGAAGATATTGCTACTGATATTGTTAGTATTGGATCCAAGGTGACTGTAAAGGATTTAGAGTTTGATGATGAGGTAGAGTATACCATTGTTGGATCTGCTGAAGCAGATCCACTTGAATTAAAGATTTCCAATGAATCTCCGGTTGGAAAAGCACTTATTGGACATAAAGTTGGAGAAATAGTTGAAGTGGTAGTACCTGATGGAGTATTGCAATATAAGATTTTAGATATAAAAAAATAG